From one Rhodoferax sp. PAMC 29310 genomic stretch:
- the rplM gene encoding 50S ribosomal protein L13 yields the protein MTKTFSAKPAEVVHEWFVIDATDKVLGRVASEVALRLRGKHKAIYTPHVDTGDFIIVVNTDRLRVTGAKPIDKVYYSHSGYPGGISAINFRDMQAKFPGRALEKAVKGMLPKGPLGYAMIKKLKVYGGAEHPHTAQQPKVLEIAGISADAIKRESAK from the coding sequence ATGACAAAAACTTTCAGCGCAAAACCCGCTGAGGTCGTGCACGAGTGGTTTGTGATTGACGCGACCGATAAGGTCCTCGGACGAGTAGCCAGCGAAGTTGCTCTCCGTTTGCGCGGCAAACACAAGGCCATTTACACGCCTCACGTTGACACTGGTGACTTCATCATTGTCGTAAACACAGATCGCCTGCGCGTGACCGGTGCCAAGCCGATCGACAAGGTGTATTACAGCCACTCCGGCTACCCAGGTGGCATTTCTGCCATCAACTTCCGTGACATGCAAGCCAAATTCCCCGGCCGCGCTTTGGAAAAAGCCGTCAAGGGTATGTTGCCTAAAGGCCCATTGGGCTACGCCATGATCAAGAAGCTCAAGGTCTACGGTGGTGCAGAGCATCCCCATACCGCCCAGCAGCCCAAAGTATTGGAAATTGCCGGCATTTCTGCCGATGCCATTAAGAGGGAGTCTGCCAAATGA
- the rpsI gene encoding 30S ribosomal protein S9: MIGDWNNGTGRRKSSVARVFLKKGSGQIVVNGKDIEKFFGRATSIMICKQPLLLTNHAETFDIMVNVAGGGESGQAGAVRHGITRALIDYDATLKSELSKAGFVTRDAREVERKKVGFHGARRRKQFSKR, from the coding sequence ATGATCGGTGATTGGAACAATGGTACCGGCCGTCGCAAATCCAGCGTCGCCCGAGTTTTCCTGAAAAAGGGCTCCGGCCAGATCGTCGTGAATGGCAAAGACATCGAAAAGTTTTTCGGTCGTGCTACTTCTATCATGATCTGCAAACAGCCTCTGCTGCTGACTAACCACGCTGAAACGTTTGACATCATGGTCAACGTGGCTGGCGGCGGTGAGTCTGGTCAAGCTGGTGCAGTGCGCCACGGTATCACCCGCGCTTTGATCGACTACGACGCAACACTCAAGTCTGAGCTGAGCAAAGCAGGTTTCGTGACTCGCGATGCCCGTGAAGTTGAGCGTAAGAAAGTCGGCTTCCACGGCGCTCGTCGTCGTAAGCAGTTCAGCAAGCGCTAA
- a CDS encoding DUF6776 family protein codes for MRLRLLIRRLTVSAPRVSVRSALPWPFRWIVLATVFGFCAAIALWAFEFGKDIAGLDHNTKAELKETRAELVTLREEMAQLKAMQDQAQSVANTADTLLLAEKASFEKLAVLNKQLEATNRSLRDDLGFFEQLIPAVGGDSLAIRSLQAERLNDAELKWQVLLVQAVRNPPEFDGQLALSFAGFQNGKPWMATLPTGSQAIKFKQYGRIEGIFELPAQVVVKSVTAKVMVGAVVKVVQSVKL; via the coding sequence ATGCGACTTCGACTCCTTATTCGACGACTGACAGTTAGCGCCCCCCGTGTGTCGGTGCGCAGTGCGCTGCCCTGGCCGTTTCGCTGGATTGTGCTGGCGACGGTGTTTGGTTTTTGCGCCGCCATTGCCTTGTGGGCGTTTGAGTTCGGTAAAGACATTGCCGGGCTGGATCACAACACCAAAGCGGAGTTGAAAGAAACCAGGGCCGAACTGGTGACCTTGCGCGAGGAGATGGCGCAATTGAAAGCGATGCAAGATCAGGCGCAATCGGTGGCCAATACCGCAGATACCCTGTTGTTGGCTGAAAAAGCATCGTTTGAGAAGCTGGCTGTGCTGAACAAGCAACTGGAAGCGACCAATCGCAGCTTGCGCGATGACCTGGGTTTTTTCGAGCAGTTGATTCCAGCCGTGGGTGGTGATAGTCTGGCCATCCGCAGTTTGCAGGCCGAGCGTTTGAATGACGCGGAGTTGAAGTGGCAGGTGCTGCTGGTTCAAGCGGTTCGCAATCCACCGGAATTTGACGGTCAGCTGGCGCTGAGTTTTGCAGGGTTTCAAAATGGCAAACCATGGATGGCGACCTTGCCGACAGGGAGTCAAGCCATCAAATTCAAGCAGTACGGCCGCATTGAGGGCATTTTTGAGTTGCCTGCGCAGGTCGTCGTCAAAAGCGTGACGGCCAAGGTCATGGTTGGTGCGGTGGTCAAGGTGGTTCAATCGGTCAAGCTTTGA
- a CDS encoding polymer-forming cytoskeletal protein: protein MFNKQKQPAIKCLIGETSRIDGNLSFSDGLRVDGTVVGNVSAGKGLSSMLVISETATVTGELHADHVIVNGTVHGPVHARVMLELQPKARIHGDVHYTVLEMHRGALVSGQLRPIVDAGEAKTKDVKSETLGEADEEKPTLKLAANNHRQNS, encoded by the coding sequence GTGTTCAACAAGCAAAAACAACCTGCCATCAAATGCCTGATTGGCGAAACCAGCCGGATTGATGGCAATCTGTCGTTTTCGGATGGCTTGAGAGTCGATGGTACGGTGGTGGGCAATGTGAGTGCTGGCAAGGGCTTGTCGAGCATGTTGGTGATATCGGAGACCGCGACGGTCACCGGTGAATTGCATGCCGATCATGTGATCGTGAACGGAACGGTTCACGGCCCCGTTCATGCACGAGTGATGCTGGAGTTGCAGCCCAAAGCCCGCATTCATGGTGACGTGCATTACACGGTGCTGGAGATGCACCGTGGTGCCCTGGTGTCCGGGCAGTTGCGTCCCATCGTTGACGCCGGTGAAGCCAAGACCAAGGATGTAAAAAGCGAAACACTTGGAGAGGCGGACGAGGAAAAGCCCACACTCAAGTTAGCGGCAAATAACCATCGTCAGAATTCCTGA
- the erpA gene encoding iron-sulfur cluster insertion protein ErpA, whose translation MSAVAENLSPEMPSPILFTDSAAAKVADLIAEEGNPDLKLRVFVQGGGCSGFQYGFTFDEITNEDDTTMTKHGVSLLIDAMSYQYLVGAEIDYKEDLQGAQFVIKNPNAQSTCGCGSSFTT comes from the coding sequence ATGAGCGCCGTTGCAGAAAATTTATCCCCCGAAATGCCGAGCCCGATTCTGTTCACCGACAGCGCGGCGGCTAAAGTGGCTGACCTGATTGCCGAAGAAGGCAATCCCGATTTGAAGCTGCGTGTCTTCGTGCAGGGTGGCGGATGTTCCGGGTTTCAGTATGGTTTCACGTTTGATGAAATCACCAATGAAGACGACACAACCATGACCAAGCATGGTGTCTCCTTGCTAATCGACGCCATGAGCTACCAGTACCTGGTGGGCGCAGAGATTGACTACAAAGAAGATTTGCAGGGCGCGCAATTCGTGATCAAAAACCCGAATGCCCAATCTACCTGCGGTTGCGGTTCGAGCTTTACGACCTGA
- a CDS encoding anhydro-N-acetylmuramic acid kinase, whose product MSGTSLDGVDGVLVDLSRDRLKVVAHVNAPLSQALADELLALNTPGVNEIHRSALAANALVRVYAHIVAQLLHKTGLNAAQVAAIGAHGQTVRHQPQAYDGTGYTLQLNNPALLAELTGIDVVADFRSRDIAAGGQGAPLVPAFHQSVFGRPGETIAALNIGGISNLTVIGPNMADDVQGFDCGPGNALMDAWCQQHREQAYDADGAWAAAGRVHDGLLNRLLEEPYFAQPAPKSTGRDLFNPTWLNWRLDGFSSVAPVDVQATLTELTATACATSVQQYGDDARQLIICGGGAFNGHLMRRIQALLPDVEVDSSESHGLPPQQVEATAFAWLASKTALRQTTSLKTVTGARGARISGAIYPA is encoded by the coding sequence ATGTCCGGCACCTCGCTGGACGGTGTGGACGGCGTTTTGGTCGATCTCTCAAGAGATCGACTTAAAGTCGTCGCCCACGTCAACGCACCACTTTCACAAGCGCTTGCGGACGAATTGCTGGCACTCAACACACCAGGCGTCAACGAGATTCACCGGTCCGCACTGGCTGCCAACGCTTTGGTGCGCGTCTACGCTCATATCGTGGCGCAACTGCTGCACAAGACCGGCCTCAATGCGGCTCAAGTCGCCGCCATCGGAGCCCACGGTCAAACGGTACGTCACCAGCCTCAAGCCTATGACGGCACAGGCTACACCCTGCAACTCAACAACCCCGCATTGCTCGCTGAATTGACGGGCATTGATGTGGTCGCCGACTTTCGCAGCCGCGACATTGCCGCCGGCGGACAAGGTGCGCCGTTGGTGCCTGCGTTTCATCAATCGGTGTTTGGTCGTCCGGGTGAGACCATCGCGGCACTCAATATTGGCGGTATTTCCAACCTGACCGTGATCGGCCCCAACATGGCCGACGACGTGCAGGGCTTCGACTGCGGACCCGGCAATGCCTTGATGGACGCCTGGTGCCAGCAACACCGAGAACAAGCTTATGACGCCGATGGCGCCTGGGCTGCCGCTGGACGCGTTCACGACGGCCTTTTGAACCGCCTGCTTGAAGAGCCCTACTTCGCCCAACCTGCCCCCAAAAGCACTGGCCGGGATTTATTCAACCCGACCTGGCTGAACTGGCGGTTGGATGGATTTTCTTCAGTGGCACCCGTGGACGTGCAAGCCACACTGACTGAATTGACGGCCACGGCCTGCGCCACCAGTGTCCAACAGTATGGCGACGACGCGCGGCAGCTGATTATTTGTGGCGGCGGTGCCTTCAACGGCCATTTGATGCGCCGCATTCAGGCCCTGCTGCCCGACGTGGAGGTCGACTCCTCAGAGTCTCATGGCCTGCCGCCCCAGCAAGTGGAGGCCACCGCTTTTGCCTGGTTGGCCAGCAAGACTGCCTTGCGTCAAACCACCAGCCTTAAAACAGTAACGGGCGCCCGTGGCGCCCGTATCTCTGGTGCAATCTACCCAGCTTGA
- a CDS encoding M23 family metallopeptidase, with translation MKNGLTPASKVVTNFVVQSLQQHPKRITALIASFMLLGGGGAYAVASFGPDAANIPVQQIAYSVEAGVAYTPPDVLAIQPLTLFRSELTRSSDTADTLLKRLGVADVAAAAFIRADNTARDALLGRSGRNVTAETNEDNSLLKLSARWASDESGNFNRLVLEKTPAGFQSRVETAPLTVSSKLASGTIESSLFAATDNANIPDAVAIQVAEIFSGDIDFQRALRKGDRFSIVYETLEGDGEPLRTGRVLSTEFMNNGKTFQAMWFQDPARNATASNGQTLSAGKGAYYTLDGQSLTRAFLASPLEFTRMTSAFKMRFHPILKTWKAHTGVDYAGSTGTPIRSVGDGVVEFSGVQNGYGNVVFINHGKQKTTVYAHMSKINVRKGQSVSQGQNIGAVGSSGWATGPHLHFEFRDNGVPKDPLILARQSESIPLSAGAKPVFSRLAAENRVALNAAYSLLPAGIQ, from the coding sequence TTGAAAAACGGACTCACCCCCGCTAGCAAAGTTGTGACCAATTTTGTCGTTCAATCACTCCAACAACACCCCAAACGAATCACGGCCCTCATCGCCTCCTTCATGCTGCTTGGCGGCGGCGGTGCTTATGCGGTTGCCTCGTTTGGACCTGATGCGGCAAACATTCCTGTCCAGCAGATTGCTTACTCCGTCGAGGCTGGCGTAGCGTATACGCCCCCTGATGTGTTGGCCATCCAACCCCTGACGCTGTTTCGCTCTGAACTGACGCGCTCCAGCGACACGGCAGACACCTTGCTGAAACGGCTGGGTGTTGCCGACGTGGCGGCAGCCGCCTTCATTCGTGCGGACAACACTGCCCGCGACGCCTTGCTGGGCCGAAGTGGCCGCAATGTCACTGCAGAAACCAATGAAGACAACTCACTGCTCAAGCTGAGCGCACGTTGGGCCTCCGACGAAAGCGGCAACTTCAACCGCCTCGTTCTTGAGAAAACTCCCGCTGGTTTTCAGTCCCGCGTCGAAACGGCTCCCCTCACTGTGTCCAGCAAACTGGCCAGCGGCACCATCGAGTCCTCCCTGTTTGCGGCCACTGATAACGCCAACATTCCGGACGCCGTGGCCATTCAAGTGGCTGAAATTTTTTCTGGTGACATTGACTTCCAGCGTGCGCTTCGCAAGGGCGACCGTTTCTCGATCGTCTATGAAACACTCGAGGGCGACGGTGAGCCGCTGCGCACCGGTCGCGTGCTCAGTACCGAGTTCATGAACAATGGCAAAACTTTTCAGGCCATGTGGTTCCAGGACCCCGCTCGAAACGCAACCGCATCAAATGGTCAAACCCTTTCAGCAGGCAAAGGCGCTTACTACACACTGGACGGCCAAAGCCTGACCCGGGCGTTCCTGGCCTCCCCGCTTGAATTCACCCGCATGACCAGCGCCTTCAAAATGCGCTTCCATCCCATTTTGAAAACCTGGAAAGCCCATACAGGTGTTGACTACGCTGGCAGCACCGGCACCCCCATTCGCAGTGTGGGTGATGGCGTGGTTGAATTTTCCGGTGTGCAAAATGGCTACGGCAATGTCGTATTCATCAACCATGGCAAGCAAAAAACCACGGTGTATGCGCACATGAGCAAAATCAATGTTCGTAAAGGCCAGAGCGTGAGCCAGGGTCAGAACATTGGTGCAGTCGGTTCATCGGGCTGGGCCACTGGGCCTCACCTGCACTTTGAATTTCGCGACAACGGCGTTCCCAAAGACCCCTTGATTCTTGCGCGTCAGAGTGAATCAATTCCCCTGTCTGCCGGCGCCAAACCAGTGTTTAGCCGCTTGGCCGCTGAAAATCGCGTGGCTCTGAACGCCGCCTACTCCCTGCTGCCTGCAGGAATCCAGTAA